The following are from one region of the Lytechinus pictus isolate F3 Inbred chromosome 4, Lp3.0, whole genome shotgun sequence genome:
- the LOC129259091 gene encoding malonyl-CoA decarboxylase, mitochondrial-like isoform X1 yields the protein MNLSRKYVVSWPVKLFIYREIVNIKMARKAQARMTSSSSSIGSAVIAQSQFLEAKVPQLMANFSVRGNQHSPWIPESTVQEVCDHYHGLANEGRLTFLSAMASGMGTRHDRVRKEANLLQTQAGREDASILQAENRLRQSLIPGYSTLFSHISRLQGGVKFLVDLRADLLNHLSSQKSLPNEAELKALNDTLKDLLIGWFAAGMLNLERVTWSSSCDMLEKISQYEAVHPVRHWTDIKHRVGPYRRCFVFTHSSMPNEPLVILHTALTRDISASIQSIVRKQDDIAIGVKPGEEDPDEAQAAIFYSITSTQKGLQGVELGNHLIKSVVKELQSEFPSMHLFSSLSPIPGFRDWLVSQINKEVKDEHKNSLLTAQELDSFQSALDIASPQALPTLKKVIVTNEWVKSERLVESLQSPLMRLCARYLYSEKRRKMALNTVANFHLRNGATMWRLNWLGDTSPRGLTASCGMMVNYRYYLENTTSLSQHYIETQNIKASQQILDLVGEGLSSGDTGNVNSKL from the exons ATGAACTTATcaagaaaatatgttgtttCTTGGCCTGTCAAACTCTTCATTTACCGGGAGATTGTGAACATAAAA ATGGCACGGAAAGCCCAAGCAagaatgacatcatcatcaagtaGTATTGGATCAGCGGTAATAGCTCAGTCGCAGTTCTTAGAAGCCAAAGTTCCACAGCTGATGGCAAACTTTTCTGTCAGAGGGAATCAACATTCACCATGGATACCAGAA TCGACTGTCCAGGAGGTTTGTGACCATTACCATGGGCTAGCTAATGAGGGCAGGTTGACCTTCCTGTCAGCCATGGCATCAGGAATGGGTACAAGGCATGACAGGGTCCGCAAGGAAGCCAATCTTCTACAAACCCAAGCG GGTAGAGAGGATGCCTCCATCCTCCAGGCGGAGAATCGTCTCCGTCAGTCCCTCATCCCAGGTTACTCCACTCTCTTCTCCCACATCAGTCGACTACAGGGAGGGGTCAAGTTCCTGGTTGATCTACGAGCAGACCTCTTG AATCACTTGTCATCCCAGAAATCACTCCCGAATGAAGCTGAATTGAAGGCGCTGAATGACACGTTGAAAGATCTCTTGATTGGATGGTTTGCTGCAGGAATGCTAAACCTAGAAAGAGTCACATGGTCATCATCATGTGACATGCTTGAGAAG ATAAGTCAGTATGAGGCAGTTCATCCTGTACGTCACTGGACTGACATCAAGCATCGAGTAGGACCATACCGCAGGTGTTTTGTGTTCACACACAGCAGCATGCCTAATGAACCGCTCGTCATCTTACACACCGCCCTCACCAGAGATATATCGGCCAGTATCCAG TCCATCGTACGTAAGCAAGATGACATAGCTATCGGAGTGAAACCAGGAGAAGAGGATCCTGATGAGGCCCAGGCTGCTATCTTCTACTCTATCACATCAACTCAAAAAG GTCTTCAAGGTGTGGAGCTTGGTAACCATCTCATTAAGAGTGTCGTCAAGGAGCTACAGTCTGAGTTTCCCAGCATGCATCTCTTCTCAAGCCTCTCACCAATCCCAGGCTTCAGGGACTGGCTCGTGTCACAGATCAACAAGGAGGTCAAAG ATGAACATAAAAACAGCTTACTCACTGCACAAGAATTAGACTCGTTCCAGTCTGCTTTAGACATTGCATCACCACAGGCATTGCCAACCCTGAAGAAAGTCATTGTAACAAATGAATGGGTCAAGTCTGAGAGGCTGGTCGAGAGTCTACAGTCTCCTCTCATGAGGTTATGTGCAAG GTACCTGTATTCAGAAAAGAGACGCAAAATGGCACTGAATACTGTAG CAAACTTCCATCTTCGGAACGGTGCGACCATGTGGCGCCTCAACTGGTTGGGCGACACCTCCCCACGGGGTCTGACCGCCTCCTGCGGCATGATGGTCAACTATCGGTACTACCTTGAGAACACGACAAGCCTCAGCCAGCACTATATAGAAACACAGAACATTAAAGCTTCCCAACAGATCTTGGATTTGGTAGGGGAAGGTTTGTCCAGCGGGGACACAGGGAATGTGAACAGCAAATTATGA
- the LOC129259091 gene encoding malonyl-CoA decarboxylase, mitochondrial-like isoform X2, which translates to MARKAQARMTSSSSSIGSAVIAQSQFLEAKVPQLMANFSVRGNQHSPWIPESTVQEVCDHYHGLANEGRLTFLSAMASGMGTRHDRVRKEANLLQTQAGREDASILQAENRLRQSLIPGYSTLFSHISRLQGGVKFLVDLRADLLNHLSSQKSLPNEAELKALNDTLKDLLIGWFAAGMLNLERVTWSSSCDMLEKISQYEAVHPVRHWTDIKHRVGPYRRCFVFTHSSMPNEPLVILHTALTRDISASIQSIVRKQDDIAIGVKPGEEDPDEAQAAIFYSITSTQKGLQGVELGNHLIKSVVKELQSEFPSMHLFSSLSPIPGFRDWLVSQINKEVKDEHKNSLLTAQELDSFQSALDIASPQALPTLKKVIVTNEWVKSERLVESLQSPLMRLCARYLYSEKRRKMALNTVANFHLRNGATMWRLNWLGDTSPRGLTASCGMMVNYRYYLENTTSLSQHYIETQNIKASQQILDLVGEGLSSGDTGNVNSKL; encoded by the exons ATGGCACGGAAAGCCCAAGCAagaatgacatcatcatcaagtaGTATTGGATCAGCGGTAATAGCTCAGTCGCAGTTCTTAGAAGCCAAAGTTCCACAGCTGATGGCAAACTTTTCTGTCAGAGGGAATCAACATTCACCATGGATACCAGAA TCGACTGTCCAGGAGGTTTGTGACCATTACCATGGGCTAGCTAATGAGGGCAGGTTGACCTTCCTGTCAGCCATGGCATCAGGAATGGGTACAAGGCATGACAGGGTCCGCAAGGAAGCCAATCTTCTACAAACCCAAGCG GGTAGAGAGGATGCCTCCATCCTCCAGGCGGAGAATCGTCTCCGTCAGTCCCTCATCCCAGGTTACTCCACTCTCTTCTCCCACATCAGTCGACTACAGGGAGGGGTCAAGTTCCTGGTTGATCTACGAGCAGACCTCTTG AATCACTTGTCATCCCAGAAATCACTCCCGAATGAAGCTGAATTGAAGGCGCTGAATGACACGTTGAAAGATCTCTTGATTGGATGGTTTGCTGCAGGAATGCTAAACCTAGAAAGAGTCACATGGTCATCATCATGTGACATGCTTGAGAAG ATAAGTCAGTATGAGGCAGTTCATCCTGTACGTCACTGGACTGACATCAAGCATCGAGTAGGACCATACCGCAGGTGTTTTGTGTTCACACACAGCAGCATGCCTAATGAACCGCTCGTCATCTTACACACCGCCCTCACCAGAGATATATCGGCCAGTATCCAG TCCATCGTACGTAAGCAAGATGACATAGCTATCGGAGTGAAACCAGGAGAAGAGGATCCTGATGAGGCCCAGGCTGCTATCTTCTACTCTATCACATCAACTCAAAAAG GTCTTCAAGGTGTGGAGCTTGGTAACCATCTCATTAAGAGTGTCGTCAAGGAGCTACAGTCTGAGTTTCCCAGCATGCATCTCTTCTCAAGCCTCTCACCAATCCCAGGCTTCAGGGACTGGCTCGTGTCACAGATCAACAAGGAGGTCAAAG ATGAACATAAAAACAGCTTACTCACTGCACAAGAATTAGACTCGTTCCAGTCTGCTTTAGACATTGCATCACCACAGGCATTGCCAACCCTGAAGAAAGTCATTGTAACAAATGAATGGGTCAAGTCTGAGAGGCTGGTCGAGAGTCTACAGTCTCCTCTCATGAGGTTATGTGCAAG GTACCTGTATTCAGAAAAGAGACGCAAAATGGCACTGAATACTGTAG CAAACTTCCATCTTCGGAACGGTGCGACCATGTGGCGCCTCAACTGGTTGGGCGACACCTCCCCACGGGGTCTGACCGCCTCCTGCGGCATGATGGTCAACTATCGGTACTACCTTGAGAACACGACAAGCCTCAGCCAGCACTATATAGAAACACAGAACATTAAAGCTTCCCAACAGATCTTGGATTTGGTAGGGGAAGGTTTGTCCAGCGGGGACACAGGGAATGTGAACAGCAAATTATGA
- the LOC129259090 gene encoding zinc finger-containing ubiquitin peptidase 1-like: MSSETCEICGQEGFVDEAEVRTHMLLDHEENSGSCPLCDLAHVTIEELSYHMNTAHRHVLSPAHAAKSSTSEYRQGSCVQDNGDDAVLIAEEVHEENSLIYIEDYFAKPTDTKQNGESVDQQMNDIHVDHIDDAEIALKIERDVNQNIDIREQESNLRQSMDEDGISQDLFSESSVSSSQDQSGHENGPRESDAECCIIDESKESFKERNIVRRQAGRTGPGNGAPSEHTSRKNDQKQIGPKQDEQKQGEPKPNDRKRGRKEPDVRPKETRQSHRLESAERRNSHQSLDTLASSRSGNESVASETSSPFRKLFRTLTGRTAEAEAEDKKEQSGIWVDLTNDSEPDLLDDDELMFIEDAQPAEEIQWEDIPSTSSVANPNSTSTPTKAKSKPTEGVKVKTPNPDKPTLLSLSKASKNVQSPILCPICGLGSYDADFLNSHVNTEHPEGAIGVRSAENRPSEGGAIGGGDITCPVCGLVGLVTEEMNAHVESHFAEGPSTGAADAGSSRRGQNDMTDVDRKLAEQLAEDERREQKRKEEEEFKKLKAMYGADESGNFRRQSERNSSKAVWRGEITPLEYHQQNQAIREAMATGIDSGQSRTKDIIPRLLDYYNNKVHGVSYARLSLNLDHFSSSKGDSGWGCGYRNIQMMLSALVEDPQFKQVVFNGRKEIPSIPRIQLLIEDAWSKGFDAQGRDQLNGKVHNTRKWIGATEVVAMFSALRIRCKLFDFHAPSGQNGTHPRLFAWIRDYFGKPPLLSMENSVRSSKLPLYFQHEGHSRTIIGYDMMKDKSTRILLFDPSLRVNEANALRRGDITGHSLKPLRKTLNQMKAKQYQIVCIEGIITSDQEYEKSKMLTSQRIL; this comes from the exons ATGTCTTCTGAGACATGTGAGATATGTGGCCAGGAAGGGTTTGTTGACGAAGCAGAGGTCAGAACTCATATGCTTCTGGATCACGAGGAAAACTCAGGGTCTTGTCCTCTGTGTGACCTTGCCCATGTGACAATTGAAGAACTATCATACCACATGAATACAGCACATCGTCATGTACTCAGTCCAGCCCATGCGGCAAAGTCTAGCACCAGCGAATACAGGCAAGGAAGTTGCGTGCAAGACAATGGAGATGATGCTGTGTTGATAGCAGAAGAAGTTCATGAGGAAAATTCTTTGATTTATATTGAGGACTACTTTGCAAAACCAACTGATACCAAACAGAATGGAGAGTCTGTTGATCAGCAAATGAATGATATTCATGTGGATCATATAGATGATGCTGAAATTGCCCTAAAAATAGAAAGGGATGtgaatcaaaatatagatattagGGAGCAAGAAAGTAATTTGAGACAATCGATGGATGAGGATGGCATTTCACAGGATTTGTTTTCTGAGTCATCAGTATCTTCAAGCCAAGACCAAAGTGGCCATGAGAATGGCCCAAGAGAGTCAGATGCTGAGTGTTGCATTATTGATGAATCAAAGGAGAGTTTCAAAGAGAGAAACATTGTAAGACGGCAGGCAGGCAGAACGGGGCCAGGGAATGGGGCACCTTCAGAACATACCAGTAGAAAGAATGACCAAAAACAGATTGGCCCAAAGCAGGATGAACAAAAGCAAGGCGAACCAAAGCCAAATGACCGTAAACGAGGTAGAAAGGAACCGGATGTGAGACCCAAAGAGACCCGTCAGTCACATCGCCTGGAATCTGCAGAGCGACGGAACAGCCACCAATCTCTGGATACGCTGGCGTCATCCAGGAGTGGGAATGAGAGTGTTGCCAGTGAGACCAGCAGTCCATTCCGTAAGCTCTTCAGAACGCTCACAGGAAGGACAGCTGAAGCAGAGGCTGAGGACAAGAAGGAACAGAGTGGGATATGGGTTGATCTCACCAATGACTCTGAACCTGATCtccttgatgatgatgagcTCATGTTCATCGAAGATGCCCAACCAGCAGAAGAGATCCAGTGGGAAGATATCCCAAGCACTAGCAGTGTGGCCAACCCGAACTCCACCTCTACACCGACAAAAGCAAAATCAAAACCAACAGAAGGTGTGAAAGTCAAGACCCCGAACCCTGATAAACCAACTCTCCTCAGCCTAAGCAAAGCTTCAAAGAATGTGCAATCACCAATCCTCTGTCCAATATGTGGACTTGGCAGCTATGATGCTGATTTCCTGAATAGCCATGTCAACACGGAACATCCCGAAGGTGCTATAGGGGTAAGGAGCGCCGAGAATAGACCATCTGAAGGGGGAGCCATTGGAGGAGGAGATATCACTTGCCCCGTCTGTGGGTTAGTTGGGCTAGTCACTGAGGAAATGAATGCACATGTTGAAAGCCACTTTGCAGAGGGACCATCAACTGGAGCGGCTGATGCTGGCAGCAGTCGCAGAGGACAGAATGATATGACAGATGTAGATAGGAAACTTGCTGAACAACTGGCTGAGGATGAGCGGCGAGaacagaaaaggaaagaggaagaggaattTAAGAAGTTAAAG GCCATGTATGGGGCAGATGAAAGCGGGAATTTCAGGAGACAGAGTGAGCGCAACTCCTCCAAAGCAGTGTGGCGGGGTGAAATAACCCCATTAGAATACCATCAGCAGAATCAAGCTATCAGAGAAGCGATGGCTACGGGAATCGACTCTGGCCAATCTCGGACAAAAG ATATCATTCCTAGACTGCTTGATTACTACAACAACAAGGTGCATGGTGTCTCCTATGCACGGCTCTCCCTCAACCTAGATCACTTCTCCTCCTCTAAGGGGGATTCTGGGTGGGGCTGTGGATACCGCAACATCCAGATGATGCTATCTGCTTTGGTAGAAGATCCTCAATTCAAACAGGTTGTCTTTAATG GAAGAAAAGAAATTCCTTCTATTCCTAGAATTCAGCTTCTAATAGAGGATGCATGGAGTAAAGGGTTCGATGCCCAGGGTCGTGACCAGCTGAATGGCAAAGTCCATAATACCAGGAAGTGGATCGGTGCCACGGAAGTTGTAGCCATGTTCTCAGCTCTCCGGATCAG ATGCAAACTGTTTGACTTCCATGCACCCAGTGGTCAGAATGGTACCCATCCACGTCTCTTTGCCTGGATCAGGGATTACTTTGGCAAACCACCTCTGCTCTCTATGGAGAACTCTGTGAGATCCAGCAAGTTACCACTCTATTTCCAGCATGAAG GACACAGCAGAACTATCATTGGCTATGACATGATGAAAGACAAGTCAACTAGAATTCTGCTCTTTGATCCCAGTCTTAGAGTCAACGAAGCCAATGCTCTCAG GAGAGGTGACATCACTGGTCATTCTCTGAAGCCATTGAGGAAGACCTTGAACCAAATGAAAGCCAAACAATATCAGATTGTCTGCATCGAAGGAATCATCACATCAGATCAAGAGTATGAG aaaagCAAGATGTTGACTTCACAACGCATTCTGTag
- the LOC129258492 gene encoding ketosamine-3-kinase-like — protein MNKTLVLKMEKTLCDRMGLNILKELQILDRGVMNECRGFQTDRGKYFVKMNTKSQTMTMFDGEKAGLESLLATGTVQCPRPIQIYDIDDGPGSIFIMEHLELTELDQHAAALGEAVARLHLHNSRLKMKEEKHDGRIGGVPVSSPTYMQNGNGEDVDEETQRSVSQFGFHTTTCVGYLPQDNTWSDDWMTFFVRQRLKPRMDYIEREFGDRTLIEMWPHLVRHIPRLFRGTDRVMPALLHGDLHGGNVGETTTGPVIFDPACIYGHHEFELAATRDFVDFKQDFYPAYHRLIPKAEGFDEREKLYIISFYLNYWCHFGPRYKDKVQELFTQLTK, from the exons ATGAACAAAACCTTGGTTCTGAAAATGGAGAAGACACTTTGCGATCGGATGGGATTGAATATCTTAAAAGAATTACAAATCCTCGACAGAGGGGTCATGAATGAATGTCGGGGTTTTCAGACTGACAGAGGAAAATACTTTGTCAAGATGAACACAAAGAGTCAG ACGATGACGATGTTTGACGGCGAAAAAGCTGGCCTAGAGTCCCTGCTAGCCACTGGAACGGTCCAATGTCCCAGACCTATCCAGATCTATGACATTGATGATGGCCCAGGATCTATCTTTATCATGGAACATCTTGAATTGACAGAACTTGATCAGCATGCTGCGGCGTTAGGTGAAGCTGTCGCAAG GTTACATCTCCACAACAGTCGATTGAAGATGAAAGAGGAAAAGCACGATGGCAGGATCGGTGGGGTCCCGGTTTCGAGTCCTACATACATGCAGAATGGAAATGGGGAAGATGTTGATGAGGAAACCCAACGATCTGTCTCGCAATTTGGATTCCACACCACAACCTGCGTGGGATACCTACCTCAAGATAACACATGGTCGGATGATTGGATG ACTTTTTTTGTCCGCCAAAGATTGAAACCTCGGATGGATTACATTGAGAGGGAATTTGGAGACCGCACACTGATCGAGATGTGGCCGCATCTTGTGAGGCATATACCGCGGTTATTCCGCGGTACCGACCGCGTTATGCCAGCCTTGCTGCACGGTGACCTACACGGGGGAAATGTTGGCGAAACAACGACGGGTCCAG TGATATTCGATCCTGCTTGTATCTATGGACATCACGAGTTTGAACTAGCAGCGACCCGAGACTTTGTCGACTTCAAACAAGATTTCTACCCAGCCTATCACCGACTGATTCCAAAAGCAGAGGGTTTCGACGAGAGGGAAAAATTATACATCATCAGTTTCTATCTCAATTATTG GTGTCATTTTGGACCCAGATACAAGGATAAAGTGCAGGAGCTATTTACCCAACTAACAAAGTAG